In one window of Candidatus Avedoeria danica DNA:
- a CDS encoding response regulator transcription factor — protein sequence MFPSPHPPITPRPATILVVDDEPSIRTVARAYLEQAGYRVVCTDNGPDALLKAEAESPDLVVLDLNLPGMDGMEVAARLRERSDVYIVMLSARTEEADRVAGLRLGADDYLTKPFSPRELVARVDAVLRRRRGEAAAGAAAEAGRHVLRFQHVVIDPDGRDVRAGGRPLELTPTEFELLVALARHPNQTLTREQLIDRVWGADFYGTDRVVDVYVGQVRRKIEAASGANVIATVRGVGYRFTDARDG from the coding sequence ATGTTCCCATCCCCCCACCCTCCCATCACCCCCCGTCCGGCGACCATCCTCGTCGTCGACGACGAGCCCAGCATCCGCACCGTCGCCCGCGCCTACCTCGAGCAGGCCGGCTACCGCGTCGTGTGCACGGACAACGGGCCGGACGCGCTGCTCAAGGCCGAGGCCGAATCGCCCGACCTCGTCGTCCTCGACCTCAACCTGCCGGGCATGGACGGCATGGAGGTCGCGGCGCGGCTGCGGGAGCGGTCCGACGTCTACATCGTCATGCTCTCGGCCCGGACCGAGGAGGCGGACCGCGTGGCAGGTCTGCGCCTCGGCGCCGACGACTACCTCACGAAACCGTTCAGCCCGCGCGAGCTCGTCGCGCGCGTCGACGCCGTGCTGCGGCGGCGGCGGGGGGAGGCCGCGGCTGGCGCAGCTGCCGAGGCGGGCAGGCACGTGCTGCGCTTCCAGCACGTCGTCATCGATCCCGACGGGCGTGACGTCCGCGCCGGCGGGCGGCCGCTGGAGCTGACGCCCACGGAGTTCGAACTCCTCGTCGCCCTCGCCCGCCACCCCAACCAGACCCTCACCCGCGAGCAGCTCATCGACCGCGTCTGGGGCGCGGACTTCTACGGCACGGACCGGGTCGTCGACGTCTACGTCGGCCAGGTGCGGCGGAAGATCGAGGCCGCCAGCGGCGCAAACGTCATCGCCACCGTCCGCGGCGTCGGCTACCGCTTCACGGACGCGCGCGACGGATGA
- a CDS encoding HAMP domain-containing protein: MTRLRQLRWQLVAAQLLVVVVGVTVLAVTADATGARLVADDLRPLAAAALAAAAVGLTTSVLLLRQILRPLDEIARSSERIAAGRYDERVAVPASDELAAVADSFNEMAAALEAVEARRIALIGNVAHELRTPLAGLEGYLEGLLDGVFTADPATLHELQHEVRRLHRLVDDLQTLSNVEAGQIHLSPTDFDLVALARRVAAQLGAQTPAGSVTIDVASDGAPLVVHADADRVAQIVLNLVGNAVRYTAEGGRVTIRLRRDAGTARLDVIDTGIGIASADLPHLFERFYRVDRSRARASGGSGIGLTVSRHLAWAMGGDVAAASDGIGRGSTFTLTLPVGR; the protein is encoded by the coding sequence ATGACCCGACTCCGCCAGCTGCGCTGGCAGCTCGTCGCCGCCCAGCTCCTCGTCGTCGTCGTCGGCGTCACCGTGCTGGCCGTGACCGCCGACGCCACCGGCGCCCGCCTCGTCGCGGACGATCTGCGCCCCCTCGCCGCCGCCGCCCTCGCCGCGGCCGCCGTCGGCCTGACGACGAGCGTGCTCCTGCTGCGCCAGATCCTCCGCCCGCTCGACGAGATCGCCCGCAGCAGCGAGCGGATCGCGGCCGGGCGATACGACGAGCGCGTCGCCGTGCCGGCCAGCGACGAGCTGGCGGCCGTGGCGGACAGCTTCAACGAGATGGCCGCCGCCCTCGAAGCCGTCGAGGCCCGCCGGATCGCCCTGATCGGCAACGTCGCCCACGAGCTCCGTACGCCGCTGGCCGGTCTCGAGGGCTACCTCGAAGGGCTGCTGGACGGCGTCTTCACCGCCGACCCCGCGACGCTCCACGAGCTCCAGCACGAGGTCCGCCGCCTGCACCGGCTCGTCGATGACCTCCAGACGCTCTCCAACGTCGAGGCCGGCCAGATCCACCTGTCGCCGACGGACTTCGACCTCGTCGCCCTCGCCCGGCGCGTCGCCGCGCAACTCGGCGCCCAGACGCCCGCCGGCAGCGTGACGATCGACGTCGCCTCCGACGGTGCGCCCCTCGTCGTCCACGCCGATGCGGACCGCGTCGCCCAGATCGTGCTGAACCTCGTCGGCAACGCCGTGCGCTACACGGCCGAAGGCGGCCGCGTCACGATCCGCCTCCGCCGCGACGCCGGCACCGCCCGCCTCGACGTGATCGACACGGGCATCGGTATCGCCTCCGCCGACCTGCCGCACCTCTTCGAGCGCTTCTACCGCGTCGACCGCTCCCGCGCGCGCGCCAGCGGCGGCAGCGGCATCGGCCTGACGGTGTCCCGCCACCTGGCGTGGGCGATGGGGGGCGACGTGGCGGCGGCGAGCGATGGGATTGGGCGGGGGAGCACGTTCACGTTGACGTTGCCGGTGGGTCGGTGA
- a CDS encoding ABC transporter substrate-binding protein produces MRPVIAAVAVAALLCGCASQPPLRIGVMLPLSGSADLGLRPALAWAQAAVNDAGGVAGRPIALEYADLATTTAAQAADRFLADDGIVAVIGPDASADVFAVADRFIAAQRVLISPSASAGDIFRAFGGRDYFWRTVESDVAQTETMLAHAGKQGVRRVALWTDFGPYGATFFDWFGFLARELSMEVVGIVRRQPDAPDCSASLAEAIRAAPEVLFVATTSIDDIACLLRTAPTLSPATRLFFSDGARYPGLPGRLGALGEGMEGTAFAPDPATGFEPAYQVELGVPPPAFAAPAYDALVLIAYALERSDGAGGPALAAAIKEVVTGRGSLTGWDKAGIAEALRRLRAGEQPDITGATGPLEFDHDRFTDPTQSTFRVWRVRAGAYETTDYLSGTGSLRAASTHSALRTLASVRHRSTADIGAADEHPVAERRGLWALVAALSTGWDNYRHQADALAMYQLLKSRGVPDERIILVLEDDLAGDPRNPDGAVRNVAGGPDLRAGAEIDYRLSQIGPDDLQALLEGQPTASTPVVLGGGAGDDALVYLVGHGGGEGLHLGAEDATGRGGGGYLDAPLLRRALDGRRATDRHRRLLVVVEACHAGVLEPGVVAPGALLVAAASPTENSFSANWDAAGGLWRADQFSWELYQTLSADPTRSITALYESLYLNVPGSHVTVYNAERFGNPRLIPAADFITP; encoded by the coding sequence GTGAGGCCGGTCATCGCCGCCGTGGCCGTGGCAGCCCTGCTGTGCGGCTGCGCGTCCCAACCGCCGCTGCGGATCGGCGTGATGCTGCCGCTGTCAGGGTCGGCCGACCTCGGCTTGCGTCCCGCACTCGCGTGGGCGCAGGCCGCGGTGAATGACGCCGGCGGCGTGGCGGGCCGGCCCATCGCGCTGGAGTACGCCGACCTGGCCACGACGACCGCCGCCCAGGCGGCCGACCGGTTCCTTGCCGACGATGGCATCGTGGCCGTGATCGGTCCGGACGCGTCGGCCGACGTGTTCGCCGTGGCCGACCGCTTCATCGCCGCGCAGAGGGTGCTCATCTCGCCGAGCGCGAGCGCGGGCGACATCTTCCGCGCCTTCGGCGGGCGGGACTACTTCTGGCGCACCGTCGAGTCCGACGTCGCCCAGACCGAGACCATGCTCGCACACGCAGGCAAGCAAGGCGTGCGTCGCGTCGCGCTGTGGACCGACTTCGGCCCGTACGGGGCCACGTTCTTCGACTGGTTCGGCTTCCTGGCCCGGGAGCTGAGCATGGAGGTGGTCGGCATCGTCCGGCGCCAGCCGGATGCGCCGGACTGTTCCGCGTCGCTGGCCGAGGCGATTCGGGCGGCGCCTGAGGTTCTCTTCGTCGCCACGACGTCGATCGACGACATCGCCTGCCTGCTGCGCACCGCGCCCACGCTCAGCCCCGCGACGCGGCTCTTCTTCAGCGATGGCGCCCGTTATCCGGGCCTGCCCGGGCGGCTCGGTGCCTTGGGTGAGGGTATGGAGGGGACGGCCTTCGCGCCCGATCCCGCGACCGGCTTCGAGCCGGCATACCAGGTCGAGCTGGGTGTCCCGCCGCCCGCTTTCGCCGCTCCGGCGTACGACGCGCTCGTGCTCATCGCCTACGCCCTGGAGCGATCGGACGGCGCCGGCGGCCCCGCCCTGGCCGCAGCGATCAAGGAGGTCGTGACCGGGCGCGGCTCTCTGACGGGCTGGGACAAGGCGGGTATCGCCGAGGCACTGCGCCGGCTGAGGGCCGGCGAGCAGCCCGACATCACCGGTGCGACCGGGCCGCTGGAGTTCGACCACGACCGGTTCACCGATCCGACCCAGTCCACCTTCCGAGTCTGGCGCGTACGCGCGGGCGCCTACGAAACGACCGACTACCTGAGCGGCACCGGCTCGCTGCGGGCGGCGTCGACCCACTCCGCGCTGCGCACGCTGGCCTCGGTGCGCCACCGTTCGACGGCCGACATCGGCGCGGCGGACGAGCATCCGGTCGCGGAGCGGCGTGGCCTGTGGGCGCTGGTCGCAGCGTTGTCGACCGGCTGGGACAACTATCGACACCAAGCCGATGCCCTGGCCATGTACCAGCTGCTGAAGTCCCGTGGTGTGCCCGACGAGCGCATCATCCTCGTCCTCGAGGACGACCTCGCCGGCGATCCACGCAACCCGGACGGCGCCGTCCGCAACGTGGCCGGCGGTCCTGACCTGCGTGCCGGTGCCGAGATCGACTACCGACTGAGCCAAATCGGGCCTGATGACCTGCAAGCGCTGCTGGAGGGGCAGCCCACCGCTTCGACACCCGTCGTGCTCGGCGGAGGCGCCGGAGACGACGCTTTGGTGTACCTCGTGGGGCATGGCGGAGGTGAGGGGCTACACCTCGGGGCGGAGGATGCGACGGGGCGAGGGGGCGGCGGCTACCTGGACGCGCCACTCCTTCGCCGAGCCCTCGATGGCCGGCGTGCCACCGACCGCCATCGCCGGCTGCTCGTGGTGGTCGAGGCGTGTCATGCCGGGGTGCTCGAGCCCGGTGTGGTTGCGCCGGGTGCCCTGCTTGTCGCTGCGGCGAGCCCGACGGAGAACTCGTTCTCGGCGAATTGGGACGCGGCGGGCGGGTTGTGGCGGGCCGATCAGTTTTCTTGGGAGTTGTACCAGACGCTGTCCGCCGACCCGACCCGATCGATCACCGCATTGTATGAGTCGCTCTACCTCAACGTGCCGGGCTCTCACGTCACCGTCTACAATGCGGAGCGCTTTGGCAACCCGCGCCTCATTCCAGCGGCCGATTTCATCACACCTTGA
- a CDS encoding G8 domain-containing protein, giving the protein MCRIPLRSGVVRLATAGLFVALAACTSTPESTEPPPAPAPPSPVANEAPGAGGETKAFDPSGCRPPETTTGPLVVRGGPDGACTLITADDDYAYEFVNVADGGTLYFQDDGRAIDFRAKSILVEMGGTVRAGSWDEPFGAKGGSLTIGLWGDDPTAEGTRRPASEPGIRCIGGQGETGCYPEDRVDRFCLGTDPDDPCTAREAGAIGDNARFEGYRDLEYDEGFFGYKVLAVSYGGRLELFGRRGVVPNASDPTARVEHPTCAPPGPDLHATEATGSSWARLAAPIGPGTTRLELDHPVDWAEGDRVALATTDWYPSHSEVVTVADNANGVVTLQAPPRFEHRGDVFTMPAQAMAGTGNPNTAVDVRGAAGLLTRSITIRSLGRTADEPFPDAGRCGMEADDPGCYFGGHVIVRQGFGAFHVQGVAFHQLGQGGRMGHYPLHFHLNKSTRYTNAFVTDSAITESHNRFVVLHGTHDVTLARNVGYLSVGHGFFLEDGSEINNLLCYNLGISARGALEEYYRAQPPDSPTHRAVPPILDKIQGGTGTAGSDGHMPVMFWIMNAYNEFVGNKAVGVMGAGSCYWLLGSGVSGMSAPGHMAGMGAVRWTSGTNTDQDYAAFNRAGARQAPLKRFRANSCATAAYALQTTIDVEPTQPVNTGFHALANPYLKVEDIMRPMVSGNFNPTRVDDPALAALPGRPEPNCRQGIATGDSWALNGPSCSGTVIDRFTTSFNWAEVGFGSVWLRPWWYVFVNSAITDQLFGGLGFVTGGSWAQVPPGNLQIARDSLFVGTTSGGDPAGYHGPDVTRAVRSGPALTLPAEGIGYPTGSLNPQRLMTIYDGPFYSDGSAFAAVAPFDCPEGDLARCGVYTFTMQPKKAGTPPQMTVVNAAIGWKQQNGFYYPPAFAFRRSGFDAASFRHNTFDQYAPYAGGDPFGLVTSIDFSTILNDLDGTLTGVVSSRGPRSASISRNKFFDAPSQDDECLSFGVQTSPYDFVTTAMAKLQGDGPWTVDWQAWNTPTVNPAVPIYRQLKLASDVCDGDTTCGCWRASFLMGGQNGEAPYLTADRGVYYVDTTMTSKPSCGAGENRLLPVNSHLAPFRDGETYVLYHLFARPDTRVTYQLFVGDGFRPTDGRWVRVQPHVFSGGGNNLLVTADDGIAAPLPAAVNGVLTVTLDNAQIGADFAFTARADDEKCHPRDLCQIAADGGGCTIAERYAESDLADAIRSICEEWATVTAGVADTMDGLTLADCPEGGCLGYAFTMPSGFEASRAGHPYTVAGLPLATWFPDDADWNVPMRLLPGENPCPAPPPPSGFGGQ; this is encoded by the coding sequence ATGTGCCGTATCCCCCTCCGCTCCGGTGTCGTGCGCCTTGCGACCGCCGGCCTGTTCGTCGCCCTCGCTGCCTGCACGTCGACGCCGGAGTCGACCGAGCCACCACCCGCCCCGGCACCGCCCAGCCCGGTTGCCAACGAGGCGCCGGGCGCCGGCGGCGAGACGAAGGCCTTCGACCCGAGTGGCTGCCGGCCGCCGGAGACGACGACGGGCCCGCTGGTCGTTCGGGGCGGGCCCGACGGCGCATGCACGCTGATCACGGCGGACGACGACTACGCGTACGAGTTCGTCAACGTCGCCGACGGCGGCACGCTCTACTTCCAGGACGACGGGCGGGCGATCGACTTCCGTGCCAAGTCCATCCTGGTGGAGATGGGCGGCACGGTGCGGGCAGGCAGCTGGGACGAGCCGTTCGGCGCCAAGGGCGGCTCGCTCACGATCGGCCTGTGGGGCGACGACCCGACGGCCGAGGGCACCAGGCGGCCGGCGTCCGAGCCGGGCATCCGCTGCATCGGCGGCCAGGGCGAGACGGGGTGTTACCCGGAGGATCGGGTCGATCGATTCTGCCTCGGAACGGACCCGGACGATCCCTGCACTGCGCGCGAAGCCGGCGCCATAGGCGACAACGCCCGGTTCGAGGGCTACCGTGACCTGGAGTACGACGAAGGGTTCTTCGGTTACAAGGTCTTGGCCGTGAGCTACGGCGGCCGGCTCGAGCTGTTCGGCCGGCGAGGGGTCGTACCCAACGCGTCCGACCCGACGGCGCGGGTGGAGCACCCGACCTGCGCCCCGCCCGGGCCGGACCTCCACGCGACCGAGGCGACCGGCTCCAGCTGGGCCCGGCTCGCCGCGCCGATCGGCCCCGGGACGACGAGGCTGGAACTCGACCACCCAGTGGATTGGGCCGAGGGGGACCGGGTAGCGCTGGCGACGACCGACTGGTACCCGAGCCACTCCGAGGTCGTGACGGTGGCCGACAACGCCAACGGCGTCGTGACGCTCCAGGCACCGCCGCGCTTCGAGCACCGCGGCGACGTCTTCACGATGCCCGCGCAGGCCATGGCCGGCACCGGCAACCCAAACACGGCGGTGGACGTGCGCGGCGCAGCCGGCCTCCTGACGCGCAGCATCACGATCCGCTCGCTCGGCCGCACCGCCGACGAGCCGTTTCCGGATGCCGGAAGGTGCGGTATGGAAGCGGACGACCCCGGCTGCTACTTCGGTGGCCACGTCATCGTGCGCCAGGGATTCGGCGCCTTCCACGTGCAGGGTGTCGCATTCCACCAGCTCGGGCAGGGCGGGCGGATGGGTCACTACCCGCTGCACTTCCACCTGAACAAGTCCACGCGCTACACGAACGCCTTCGTGACCGACAGCGCGATCACCGAGAGCCACAACCGCTTCGTGGTGCTCCACGGCACCCACGACGTGACCCTTGCCCGCAATGTCGGGTACCTCTCCGTAGGCCACGGGTTCTTCCTCGAGGACGGTTCCGAGATCAACAACCTCCTGTGCTACAACCTGGGCATCTCCGCCCGTGGCGCGCTCGAAGAGTATTACCGTGCCCAGCCGCCTGACAGCCCCACCCACCGCGCCGTCCCGCCCATCCTCGACAAGATCCAGGGCGGCACCGGCACGGCCGGCAGCGACGGCCACATGCCGGTGATGTTCTGGATCATGAACGCCTACAACGAGTTCGTGGGGAACAAGGCCGTCGGCGTGATGGGCGCGGGCTCATGCTACTGGCTGCTCGGCTCCGGCGTCAGCGGCATGAGCGCGCCCGGCCACATGGCCGGCATGGGGGCGGTCCGTTGGACGTCCGGCACGAACACCGATCAGGACTACGCCGCGTTCAATCGCGCCGGCGCGCGCCAGGCACCACTGAAGCGCTTCCGCGCCAACTCGTGCGCCACCGCGGCCTACGCCCTGCAGACGACGATCGACGTCGAGCCGACGCAGCCCGTGAACACGGGCTTTCACGCCCTTGCCAACCCGTACCTAAAGGTCGAGGACATCATGCGGCCGATGGTCAGCGGCAACTTCAACCCGACGCGGGTCGACGACCCCGCGCTCGCCGCGCTCCCCGGCCGGCCGGAGCCGAACTGCCGCCAGGGCATTGCGACGGGCGACTCGTGGGCCCTCAACGGTCCTTCGTGCTCCGGCACGGTCATCGATCGCTTCACCACGTCGTTCAACTGGGCCGAGGTCGGCTTCGGTTCCGTTTGGCTGCGACCGTGGTGGTACGTCTTCGTCAACAGCGCGATCACGGACCAGCTCTTCGGCGGTCTGGGCTTCGTGACGGGCGGGAGCTGGGCCCAGGTGCCGCCGGGCAACCTCCAGATTGCCAGGGACAGCCTGTTCGTAGGCACCACCTCGGGGGGCGACCCGGCGGGCTATCATGGCCCGGACGTCACGCGCGCCGTCCGCAGTGGCCCCGCGCTCACGCTGCCGGCCGAAGGCATCGGCTATCCGACGGGCAGCCTGAACCCGCAGCGGCTGATGACGATCTACGACGGGCCGTTCTACTCCGATGGCAGCGCGTTCGCGGCGGTCGCACCGTTTGACTGTCCGGAGGGAGACTTGGCTCGCTGCGGGGTCTACACGTTCACGATGCAGCCGAAGAAGGCCGGCACGCCGCCGCAGATGACGGTCGTCAACGCGGCCATCGGCTGGAAGCAGCAGAACGGTTTCTACTACCCGCCGGCGTTCGCGTTTCGACGCTCGGGCTTCGATGCGGCGTCGTTTCGCCACAACACCTTCGACCAATATGCGCCCTACGCGGGCGGCGACCCGTTTGGCCTCGTCACCTCGATCGACTTCTCGACGATCCTGAACGACCTGGACGGCACGCTGACGGGCGTCGTGAGCAGCCGCGGGCCGCGAAGCGCATCCATCAGCCGGAACAAGTTCTTCGACGCGCCGTCGCAGGACGACGAGTGCTTGTCCTTTGGCGTGCAAACATCGCCCTACGACTTCGTGACCACGGCGATGGCCAAGCTCCAGGGCGATGGCCCATGGACCGTGGACTGGCAAGCGTGGAACACCCCTACGGTGAACCCTGCCGTGCCGATCTACCGCCAGCTCAAGCTCGCGAGCGACGTATGCGACGGCGACACGACCTGCGGTTGTTGGCGGGCAAGCTTCCTGATGGGCGGCCAGAACGGCGAGGCGCCCTACCTCACGGCGGACCGAGGCGTGTACTACGTCGACACGACGATGACGTCCAAGCCGTCCTGCGGCGCGGGCGAGAACCGACTGCTGCCCGTCAACAGCCACCTCGCGCCGTTCCGCGATGGCGAAACGTACGTGCTCTACCACCTCTTTGCCCGGCCCGACACGCGCGTGACCTACCAACTGTTCGTCGGTGACGGCTTCCGGCCGACCGACGGTCGCTGGGTGCGCGTGCAGCCGCACGTGTTCTCGGGCGGCGGCAACAACCTACTCGTGACGGCGGACGACGGTATTGCGGCTCCGCTGCCGGCCGCGGTCAACGGCGTGCTGACCGTGACGCTGGACAACGCGCAGATCGGGGCCGACTTCGCCTTCACGGCGCGGGCCGACGACGAGAAGTGCCACCCGCGCGACCTATGCCAGATCGCGGCAGACGGGGGCGGCTGCACCATCGCCGAGCGCTACGCCGAGAGCGACCTAGCGGATGCCATCCGCAGCATCTGCGAGGAATGGGCCACGGTGACGGCAGGCGTGGCCGACACGATGGACGGCCTGACGCTGGCGGACTGTCCCGAGGGCGGCTGCCTCGGCTACGCCTTCACGATGCCCAGCGGTTTCGAGGCGTCGCGGGCCGGGCACCCGTACACCGTGGCCGGCCTCCCGCTCGCCACGTGGTTCCCGGACGATGCGGACTGGAACGTGCCGATGAGGCTGCTCCCGGGCGAGAATCCGTGTCCCGCCCCCCCGCCGCCGAGCGGCTTTGGGGGGCAGTGA
- a CDS encoding MBL fold metallo-hydrolase gives MPAPAATAAPAAVAPLTTSPAAPAVTAVTAAELYAKLLADAPLLIVDVRNPAEFARMHVEGREALDVLNIPYYAFIEDEDEAAAPIPTDREVVVVCAKEGSSEYVAELLAARGMAVSYLAGGFPAWGNHYDVRDVAAGAWGKIVQIARPARGDLSFVVVSDGAAAVIDPLRHVDVYHDAITAAGASLTVVLDTHVHADHISGGPALAHATGAPYHVHAYDAIHPIDMLPATIPYTSLDDGQTFRIGAVTVTAHWFPGHTLGQFNFRLDAPDGTSALFTGDGIFLRSFGRPDLGGKGEAWTPLLYESLTERLPAIVHPHTLILPAHFSALDEAGADGVFSAPYATVAATNDALRHRDRAEFTAYVLGHLPVFPPEYVQIKRVNIGLLEAGEQLADELELGKNICALSQ, from the coding sequence ATGCCCGCGCCCGCTGCCACCGCCGCGCCCGCCGCAGTCGCGCCGCTCACGACCTCACCTGCCGCCCCCGCCGTCACCGCCGTCACCGCCGCCGAGCTGTACGCCAAGCTGCTCGCCGATGCACCGCTCTTGATCGTCGACGTCCGGAACCCCGCCGAGTTCGCCCGGATGCACGTCGAGGGCCGCGAGGCGCTCGACGTCCTGAACATCCCGTACTACGCCTTCATCGAGGACGAGGACGAGGCCGCCGCACCGATTCCGACGGACCGCGAGGTGGTCGTCGTCTGCGCCAAGGAGGGCTCATCGGAGTACGTCGCCGAGCTGCTCGCCGCACGCGGCATGGCGGTGAGCTACCTGGCGGGCGGCTTCCCGGCCTGGGGCAACCACTATGACGTGCGCGACGTCGCCGCCGGCGCGTGGGGCAAGATCGTCCAGATCGCCCGCCCGGCGCGCGGCGACCTCAGCTTCGTCGTCGTCAGCGATGGCGCGGCCGCCGTGATCGACCCGCTCCGGCACGTCGACGTATACCACGACGCGATCACCGCCGCCGGCGCCTCGCTCACGGTCGTGCTCGACACGCATGTCCACGCCGATCACATCAGCGGCGGCCCGGCGCTGGCCCATGCCACCGGCGCACCGTACCACGTCCATGCCTACGATGCGATCCACCCGATCGACATGCTGCCGGCGACGATTCCCTACACCTCGCTCGACGACGGCCAGACGTTCCGGATCGGCGCCGTGACCGTCACCGCCCATTGGTTCCCCGGCCACACGCTCGGCCAGTTCAACTTCCGCCTCGACGCCCCCGACGGCACGAGCGCTCTCTTCACCGGCGACGGGATCTTCCTCCGCTCCTTCGGCCGCCCCGACCTCGGCGGCAAGGGCGAGGCTTGGACACCGCTGCTCTACGAAAGCCTGACCGAACGCCTACCCGCCATCGTCCATCCGCATACGCTCATCCTGCCGGCCCACTTCAGCGCCCTCGACGAAGCCGGCGCCGACGGTGTCTTCAGCGCCCCCTACGCCACGGTCGCTGCCACGAACGACGCCCTGCGCCACCGCGACCGGGCCGAGTTCACCGCCTACGTCCTGGGCCACCTGCCCGTCTTCCCGCCCGAGTACGTCCAGATCAAGCGCGTGAACATCGGCCTCCTCGAAGCCGGCGAGCAGCTGGCCGACGAACTCGAGCTCGGCAAGAACATCTGCGCGCTGAGCCAGTAG
- a CDS encoding sulfurtransferase TusA family protein, with the protein MSTHFDATLDVKGAKCPMPLVKSRKAIGDLPVGHVLQVIATDRGSIADFQGWATTAKNIRLVAQETTAEGGQDLYVHYLERTA; encoded by the coding sequence ATGTCCACCCACTTCGACGCCACCCTCGACGTCAAAGGCGCCAAGTGCCCCATGCCCCTCGTGAAGAGCCGCAAGGCGATCGGCGACCTGCCCGTCGGCCACGTCCTCCAGGTCATCGCCACCGACCGCGGCTCGATCGCCGACTTCCAGGGCTGGGCGACGACGGCCAAGAACATCCGCCTCGTGGCGCAGGAGACGACCGCCGAGGGCGGCCAGGACCTGTACGTCCACTACCTGGAGCGCACCGCATGA
- a CDS encoding DsrE/DsrF/DrsH-like family protein: MSASAPTPVAPPASAAADPPDRLAALEARLTALEDHPSQSTEDRVAMVVFSGDLDKAIAAFIIATGAAAMGMEVSMFFTFWGLNAVKKQKIFAGKNVIEQGFTAMLPGGLGQTGLSQMNYFGAGAKIMRRLMKQHDISSPEELFGLAQELGVRMVVCDMSRELLGVRDEELIDGLETGGVATFLADAARAKVTLFI; encoded by the coding sequence ATGTCCGCGTCGGCACCGACGCCCGTCGCTCCTCCGGCATCCGCCGCCGCCGACCCGCCCGACCGCCTGGCCGCCCTCGAGGCGCGCCTCACCGCCCTCGAAGACCACCCGTCGCAGTCCACCGAGGACCGCGTCGCCATGGTCGTGTTCTCGGGCGACCTGGACAAGGCGATCGCGGCCTTCATCATCGCCACCGGGGCGGCCGCGATGGGCATGGAGGTGAGCATGTTCTTCACCTTCTGGGGCCTGAACGCGGTGAAGAAGCAGAAGATCTTCGCCGGCAAGAACGTCATCGAGCAGGGCTTCACGGCGATGCTGCCCGGCGGCCTCGGCCAGACCGGCCTGTCGCAGATGAACTACTTCGGCGCCGGCGCCAAGATCATGCGCCGCCTGATGAAGCAGCACGACATCTCGTCGCCCGAGGAGCTGTTCGGCCTGGCGCAGGAGCTCGGCGTCCGGATGGTCGTGTGCGACATGTCGCGCGAGCTGCTCGGTGTCCGTGACGAAGAGCTGATCGACGGCCTCGAGACCGGCGGCGTGGCCACTTTCCTGGCCGACGCGGCCCGCGCCAAGGTGACGCTGTTCATCTGA
- a CDS encoding rhodanese-like domain-containing protein, with amino-acid sequence MPAAGPLSAGHSAGHVGALSVAELKQRLDGGEPLHVIDVRSAAEFAHDGRIAAAHLMPLPVLAERLGELPRDVPIVCVCRSGQRSGLAAELLARHGFTNALNLTGGMQAWARAGLPAQRG; translated from the coding sequence ATGCCGGCCGCCGGCCCCCTCTCCGCAGGCCACTCCGCAGGCCACGTCGGCGCTCTCTCTGTCGCCGAGCTGAAGCAACGGCTCGACGGCGGCGAGCCGCTGCACGTGATCGATGTCCGCTCGGCCGCCGAGTTCGCGCACGACGGCCGCATCGCCGCCGCGCACCTCATGCCCCTGCCGGTCCTTGCCGAGCGCCTGGGCGAGCTGCCGCGCGACGTGCCGATCGTGTGCGTCTGCCGCTCGGGCCAGCGCAGTGGCCTGGCCGCCGAGCTGCTCGCCCGCCACGGCTTCACGAACGCGCTCAACCTGACGGGCGGCATGCAGGCCTGGGCACGCGCCGGCCTGCCCGCGCAGCGCGGCTGA
- a CDS encoding protein tyrosine phosphatase family protein, translating into MITDAPAATYVPCAPCAALADRSATAPPQSYDVTPTVRLAAQPQPEDWSRWAAEGFRTVLNLRGDGARAAEQAHTAEAAGLRYLHRPWPAYELDRAHIDAFADIVEAPDTGRLVFHCRTASRVGLIWLLYRQLRHGWTRDQAVAELRAAGYDDDAIETFDFCADDYFERST; encoded by the coding sequence ATGATCACCGACGCGCCGGCCGCGACGTACGTCCCATGCGCACCGTGCGCCGCCCTCGCCGACCGCTCCGCCACCGCCCCGCCGCAGAGCTACGACGTGACGCCAACGGTCCGACTGGCCGCCCAACCGCAGCCCGAGGACTGGTCGCGCTGGGCCGCCGAGGGCTTCCGCACCGTCCTCAACCTGCGCGGCGACGGCGCGCGCGCCGCCGAGCAGGCGCACACCGCCGAGGCGGCCGGGCTGCGCTACCTCCACCGTCCCTGGCCGGCCTACGAGCTCGATCGCGCCCACATCGACGCGTTCGCGGACATCGTCGAGGCGCCCGACACCGGCCGCCTGGTGTTCCACTGCCGCACCGCCAGCCGCGTCGGCCTCATCTGGCTGCTCTATCGCCAGCTCCGCCACGGCTGGACGCGCGACCAGGCGGTCGCCGAGCTGCGCGCCGCCGGCTACGACGACGACGCGATCGAGACGTTCGACTTCTGCGCCGACGACTACTTCGAGCGCAGCACATGA